CTCGGCAGTCGACCAGATCGCCTGATTGCCGAGCGCGGCGGCGGCGGCGCGGCCGTCGAACGGATGGTCGGCGAGCCGCTGGACGCGCGCGACGGCGAACATGGCGACCGGCACCGACAGGATCACCACCGGCACACCATAGATCGCCCAGTCGAGGAAGGCGATGCGAAGGTCCAGCGCCTTTTCGATCAGCCCCGCGGCGATCGCGTTGGTCGGGCTGCCGACGAGCGTGCCGAGCCCGCCGAGCGAGGCGGCAAAGGCGATGCCCATCATCACCGCGCCGGCAAAACCGTTCGTCTCGCCCTCCCGCACCCCGCCCGCGCGCACGACAGCGAGCGCGATGGGGATCATGATGAGCGTCGTCGAAGTGTTCGAGATGAACATGCTGAGCAGCGCGGTCGCTGCCATGAAGGCGAAGAGCAGCCCCGATGCGGTCGGCGAGGCGCGCTTCAACAGCGCGAGCGCCAGCCGCCGGTGCAGTCCGACGCGCTCGATCGCGAGCGCGAGAAAAGCCCCGCCGAGGATCAGGAACAGGATCGGCGAATAATATTCCTTGGCGATGGCATTGGCGTCCATCACCCCGAAGGTGGGAACGGTGAGAAAGGGCAGCAGCGCGGTGACGGTGAGCGGCAGCGCCTCGGTCATCCACCAGATCGCCATCAAGACGGTGAGGGCGGCGATGCGCCAGGCGGTGAGTTCCATGCCCGCAGGGGCGGGGGCAAGGAGCATGGTGCAAAAGACGACGAGCCCGCCGATCAAGCCCAACCAGCGCGTGCGCGTCATTCGTCCCCCTCTTCCGTCCCTGTCACCTCGTCATCCCGGCGAAGGCCGGGATCTCACCCTATCGGATTACCGCACCGGCGAGATCCCGGCCTTCGCCGGGATGACGGATGAGTGTGTCGCTACCTCAACCCGATCACCGACAATTGGCGGCCATAGCTGTTTTCGCCTTTGTGGCACGCCCGCCGATAGCTGAAATAATCCTGGGGCAGGGCATAGGTGTCCTGCCCGCCGATGGCAATTCGCGCGACCCCGGCGGCGGCGAGGCGCGCGGCGACATAGGCGGCGATGTCGAACATTGCGTGGCCGGGCTTGGCCGCGGCGAAGAAGCGCTCGTTCGCCGGATCGTCGGCGACGAAGCGCTCCACAAAACCATCGTCGACCTCATAGGAGGCGCGGCCGATGCACGGGCCGACCGCCGCGGCGATGGTGGCCCGGCGCGCACCGAGGCTTTCCATTGCGGCCAGCGTCGCGTCGGTGACACCGGCGAGCGCGCCCTTCCAGCCTGCATGGGCTGCGCCGATAACGCCCGCCTCGCGGTCGGCGAAAAGGACGGGGACGCAATCGGCGGTCAATATGCCAAGCAAGAGGCCGGGCGTGCGGGTCGCCATCGCGTCGGCTTCGGGCCGCGCCGCAAGGTCGGTGCGTTCGTCGACGATGATGCAGCGATTGCCATGCACCTGATAAAGGCCGGTCAGCGCCGCGCCCGGCAGAACGGCATCGGCAACGCGCCGCCGGTTCTCGGCGATCAGCGCGGGATCGTCGCCCGAACCGAGGCCGCAATTGAGCGAGGCAAGATCACCCGTCGACACGCCGCCGCGGCGCCCGAAAAATCCGTGCGCGATGCCGTCCAGCGTCGGCGCGGTGACAAAAGGCGCGTTCACAGGTCGAGCCGGAAGAAACGATCTTCGTCGATATGATTGCCGACGCGAAAGGCGTTGCGGCCGACATCGACGAAGCCATAGCGGCGGTAAAAGGCCTGCGCGCGGTTATTCTCGACAAAGACCGAGAGATAGAGGATCGACGCGCGCGCCCGCGCCCAGGCGATGCCCCAGTCCATCAGCGCCGCAGCAACGCCGGTGCCCTTCGCGGCTTCGGCGACATAAAGCTGGTGCAGTTCAACCGCATCGTCGGTCGGCTGATCGGGCGGCAGGTCGAAATCGACCGGCCCCATCTTGATGAAGCCCAGGATGGCCCCGCCCTCTCCGCGCACCAGCGCAATGCCATGATCGGGGTCCGCGATCTGCGCGCGAACGCGCGCGGGCGGGTTCCAGTCGGCAAGGAAGGCGGCGAGGTCGGCGGGATCGTAAAGATGCGCGAAGGTGTCTTTGAACGACGCCTCGGCAAAGGCGCTGATCGCTTCGGCATCGGCGGGTTCGGCGAGCTGGATGGCGCTCATAGGGGATCTCCTGTGAAACCAGCGGGCGTGGGCCAGTTCGGCGCGGTGAAGGCGATCGCCTTGAAAAGCTCGCCCATCGCGTCGGCGTTCACCAGCCGGTCGCGCCGGCCCTGCAATTCGTCGGCGCGCGCGGGCGCGGCGGCGACAAGCGAGGCCAGCCGCGCGTCGATGCCCATCCGGCGCAGCCAGGCCCCCTGCGGCGAGGGGCCGGCGACGGCGACGCCGCCCGACCGCGCGGCATCGGCCAGCGCGGCAAAATCGACATGCGCGGTGAGGTCGGCCTCGCCGGGGTCGGCGAAGGGATCGGCAAAACCGTGCGCCTTTACCGCCTGCAACGTGTCGCCCGCGGCGGGGCCGGTGTAGCCGTAGTCGATCGCCAGCATTGCGCCGCCCTGCCGCGACAGGCGAAAAGCGCAGCGCTGCATGATCGCGGCGGCGACGGGCATGGTTTCGACGATCGTGCCCTCGGCCGCGCCGCGCAGCGCGGCGGGGATCGCTTCGTCGGCGGAGACGTCGCCTGCTACGGCCATTCGCGCGTCGCCCGCGCGCCCGACCATGCGTTCGCGCCAGCCGTCCGCGGTGCGGACATATTGGTGGATCGGCAGCGCGTCGAAAAACTCATTGGCGACGATGAGCAACGGCGCGTCGCCCGGCAGCGCATCGACCTCGTCATGATGCTGCGCCGCGGGCAGGCGCGCGAGCTGCGCCGCGCGCAGCGCCGGGCTGGTTTCGACGAGGTGGATGCCGACGGGCTCGCAGCCGAAACGCGCCATGGTGCGCAGCGCGTCGGCGGCGAGCGTGCCGCGGCCGGGACCAAGCTCGACATAGCGAAAGGCGGGGTTCCCCGCGCGCGTCCACAGGTCGGCGATCCAGATGCCGACCATCTCGCCGAACATCTGGCTGATTTCGGGCGCGGTGGTGAAATCACCCGCGGCGCCGAGCGGGTCGCGCGTCGCATAATAATGTGCGTTCGCCGCCGCCATATAGTCGGCGACCGTCACCGGCCGCGCCGCCGCGATGTCGTTTATCAGTTGCCGGGGAGTCGGAGGGGCTTCACGCAACGGCATCGGGTCCGGCGATCGGCTCGATCCGCTGGCGGCGCCCCTTCGCGGTCGCAACGAGCCAGATGCCCGCGAGCAGCATCGGGATCGTCAGCGTCTGCCCCATGGTGAGGCCCCACGGCAGCGTGCCGAGCTGGGCATCGGGTTCGCGCACGAACTCGACCGCGAAGCGGCTGAGGCCATAGACGATCGCCGCCGTGCCGAACAGGAAGCCGGGCTTGTAGCGCGCGTCGGTGCGCCAGAAGAAGAAGGCGAGGATCGCCATCATCAACAGGCCCTCCAGCCCCGCTTCGTAAAGCTGGCTGGGGTGGCGCGGGTCCATCGTGCCGCTGTCCGGAAAGATGATCGCCCATGGCACCGTCGTCGCGCGCCCCCACAGCTCGCCGTTCACGAAATTGGCAAGGCGGCCGAAAAAGAGGCCAAAGGGAACGACGCACGCGATATAGTCGCAGAAGCGCAGGAAGCTGAGCTGGTCCTTGCGCGTCACATACCAGATCGCCACCAGAACGCCAACGACGCCGCCGTGGAGCGACATGCCGCCGTCCCACAGTTTGAATACCGCCAGCGGATCTTCGATATAGGCGCCGAGGTTATAGAAGAGCACATAGCCGAGCCGCCCGCCGAGGATGATACCGAGCATGGCATAGAAGATCATGTCGTCGGCGTGGCGCCGCGCCATCGGGGCGCCAGGCCGCCCAATCAGCTTCAGCAGATACCAGTAACCAACGAAAATCCCGGCGAGATAGGCGAGCGCATACCAGCGGATCGGCAGGCCGAAGACGCTGAACGCGATCTCGCTGTTGGGGCCCATCATATCTTCAAAGTTAAGATATTGCGTTGCTTCGGCTAAGGTTGCAAAAAGAAACATATAGTCGCGCGGTCCTTCCCCAGGAGAGGCCTCCCCATAAGGGGTAAGGCGAGCGAGACCAAGAGGAGAGATGCACGATGCCATCAGCGCTCGATTTGCGCCTGGAAGCCGCCTATAATCTGATCACCGGTCCCGGCGGACCGATCCAGGTCGGGTCGGTCGAACGCTTTGGCCGCCAGCTGCCCTTCATCACCAACGCGCCAACCAACCTCGCCGACTATGTCGCCTATTTCGCGATGCAGCACGGCGACGCGACCTTTCTGGTCGAGGGCGACGAACGCCTGTCGTTCAAACAGGTCTATATGGCGGCGCGGCAGGTCGCGGCGGGGCTGATCGAGGGTTTCGGCGTCGAGCGCGGCGACCGGGTGGGTCTGGCGATGCGCAACGCGAATGCGTGGTGCGTCGCCTATATCGGCATTTTGATGGCGGGCGGCTGCGCGACGCTGCTGAATGGCTGGTGGCAGGGCGGCGAGCTCGCCGCGGGCATCGAGAACAGCGAGGCGAAGCTGGTCATTGCCGATCCGCAGCGCGCGGCGCGGCTGGCCGAACCGGGGGTTGAGCATGGCGCGAAGGTCGTGACGCTCGACATCACCCGGCCCATCGACGAAGCGATCGCGCCGATTGCGTCAAAGGGAAGCGCCGCAACGGTGCTGCCGACGCTCACCGGACAGGATCTCGCGACGATCCTTTTCACCTCGGGCTCGACCGGCCAGTCGAAGGGGGCCTATTCGCGCCACGAGGCGGTGGTGCAGGCGATCTTCAACTATGTCACGCAGACCGCGACCATCGTCCATCTGCTGACCGAGGACGGGCAGATGTCCGACATCCAGCCCGCGACGCTGATCTGCACCCCACTGTTTCACGTCACCGCCGAAATCCCGGTGTTCCTGCAAAGCTTCGCGCTCGGGCGAAAACTGGTGCTGATGCCCAAATGGAACGCCGAAGAGGCGATGCGACTGATCCAGGACGAACAGGTCAATTATTTCGTCGGCGTCCCGCTGATGAGCTATGAGATCCTCACCCATCCGAACCGCAAGAATTACGACCTGTCGACGTGCAAAAGCTATGCCGGCGGCGGCGCGCCGCGTCCGCCCGAGCATGTGAAGCGTCTCGCCACCGAAATGGGCGAGGCGAAGCCCTTGCTCGGCTATGGCCTCACCGAAACCAACGCCGTCGGCTGCGGCATCATCAACGAAAATTACGTCGCCAAGCCGCTGTCGACCGGCCCCGCGTCGAAGCCGCTCGTCGATCTGGCGATCCTCGACGACAATGGCGATCCGGTGCCGCAGGGCGGCATCGGCGAAGTCTGCATCCGCTCGGTCGCCAATTTCGAAGGCTATTGGAACAATGAGGCGGCGACCAGGGCGGCCTTTTTCGACAATGGCTATTTCCGCACGGGCGACCTCGGCTATCTCGACGAGGACGGATATCTCTTCATTGTCGACCGCAAGAAGGACATCATCATCCGCGGCGGCGAGAATATCAGCTGCCAGGAAGTCGAGGCGGCGATCTATGAGCATCCCGAAACGAACGAATGCGCGGTGTTCGGGCTGCCCGACGAGCGGCTCGGCGAAGTCGTCGGAGCGGTGATCTGGATGAAGCCCGGAAGCGGCGTGACCGCCGACGCCATGTGCTCCTTCCTCAGCGCGCGGCTCGCGCCCTACAAGGTGCCGTACAAGATCTGGATGTCGAACGAGGCGCTGCCCAAGCTCGGCAGCGAAAAGATCGACAAGGTCAGCCTGCGCAGCCAGTATCGCGAAGCCTATGCGGCGGAGGTCGTCGCGTAACCAAATGGTGCCGGGAACCGAACCCTTTTCAAGCCCGTTCCCTGAAGGATGAGGGGCTGGGAGGGTGTGCTGGAAACGATGACCGATCTTGCTCCCGCCCCGCCACCAACGCGCGTCTATCGCCACCGGCTGCCCACGCGGATCTGGCACTGGGTCAACGCCGTCACCTTGCTCATCCTGCTGATGAGCGGGCTGATGATCTTCAACGCGCACCCGCGCCTCTATTGGGGGCAATATGGCGCCAATGCCGATTATGCCTGGTTCGCGATCGGATCGACGGCAGACACCGGCTATGTGCGCATCGGCGCCGCGCGGGTCGAGACCACCGGGCTGCTCGGTCGCTGGACCGATGCCGAGGGCGTGGAAAAGACCTGGGCCTTCCCCGGCTGGGCGACGATCCCGACCAGCTACAGTCTTGCCGACGGGCGGCGCTGGCATCTGCTCTTCGCGTGGGTGCTCGCGATCAGCCTGACGCTCTACATGCTGTGGACCGCGCTGGGCGGGCATCTGAAGAAGGATCTGCACGTCCGCCGCGACGAATGGTCGCCGCGCCATATCTGGCACGAGATCAAGGATCATGCCCGGCTGCGCTTCCCGACCGGCGCGGCGGCGGCGCGCTATAATATCCTCCAGAAACTCAGCTATATCGGGATCATCTTCATCCTGTTGCCGCTGATGATCGCCACCGGGCTCACCATGTCGCCGGGGATCAACGCCGCGGCGCCGTGGCTGCTCGACCTGTTCGGCGGGCGCCAGTCGGCGCGCTCGATCCATTTCATTGGCGCCTGGGCGCTCGTCGCCTTCTTTCTTGTCCATATCGTCATGGTGATGCTCGCAGGGCCGGTGAACGAGCTAAGGTCGATGGTGACGGGCTGGTTCCGCCTGCCCGCGGAGAAGGCGAAATGAGCGGGGTGATGATGCCGCGCCGCGAGCTGATCGTCCGCGCAGGCGGTCTCGCCGCCGCGCTGCCGCTGCTCGGCGCATGCGATGCAATCAACGATGCACCCGCGGTGCGCAGGATCCTGTCGATGGGCGAGGAGATGAACCGGGCGAGCCAGCGCGCGCTGATCGACCGCGAAGCACTGGCGCGCGAGTTTACCCGCGCCGACCTGTCGCCCGTCTTTCGCTCGAACGGCACGCGCCTGCCGCCCGGCGCAGCCTATGCCGCACACGCCGCGGGCGGGTTCGCCGACTGGCGCGTCGCGGTGACGGGGTTGGTTACGCGGCCGCTGTCGCTGTCGATGGCGGACATCCGCGCGATGCCGCAGCGCACCCAGATCACGCGCCACGACTGCGTCGAGGGGTGGAGCGCGAT
This DNA window, taken from Sphingopyxis alaskensis RB2256, encodes the following:
- a CDS encoding class I adenylate-forming enzyme family protein gives rise to the protein MPSALDLRLEAAYNLITGPGGPIQVGSVERFGRQLPFITNAPTNLADYVAYFAMQHGDATFLVEGDERLSFKQVYMAARQVAAGLIEGFGVERGDRVGLAMRNANAWCVAYIGILMAGGCATLLNGWWQGGELAAGIENSEAKLVIADPQRAARLAEPGVEHGAKVVTLDITRPIDEAIAPIASKGSAATVLPTLTGQDLATILFTSGSTGQSKGAYSRHEAVVQAIFNYVTQTATIVHLLTEDGQMSDIQPATLICTPLFHVTAEIPVFLQSFALGRKLVLMPKWNAEEAMRLIQDEQVNYFVGVPLMSYEILTHPNRKNYDLSTCKSYAGGGAPRPPEHVKRLATEMGEAKPLLGYGLTETNAVGCGIINENYVAKPLSTGPASKPLVDLAILDDNGDPVPQGGIGEVCIRSVANFEGYWNNEAATRAAFFDNGYFRTGDLGYLDEDGYLFIVDRKKDIIIRGGENISCQEVEAAIYEHPETNECAVFGLPDERLGEVVGAVIWMKPGSGVTADAMCSFLSARLAPYKVPYKIWMSNEALPKLGSEKIDKVSLRSQYREAYAAEVVA
- a CDS encoding cytochrome b/b6 domain-containing protein, with the protein product MTDLAPAPPPTRVYRHRLPTRIWHWVNAVTLLILLMSGLMIFNAHPRLYWGQYGANADYAWFAIGSTADTGYVRIGAARVETTGLLGRWTDAEGVEKTWAFPGWATIPTSYSLADGRRWHLLFAWVLAISLTLYMLWTALGGHLKKDLHVRRDEWSPRHIWHEIKDHARLRFPTGAAAARYNILQKLSYIGIIFILLPLMIATGLTMSPGINAAAPWLLDLFGGRQSARSIHFIGAWALVAFFLVHIVMVMLAGPVNELRSMVTGWFRLPAEKAK
- a CDS encoding SLC13 family permease, which gives rise to MTRTRWLGLIGGLVVFCTMLLAPAPAGMELTAWRIAALTVLMAIWWMTEALPLTVTALLPFLTVPTFGVMDANAIAKEYYSPILFLILGGAFLALAIERVGLHRRLALALLKRASPTASGLLFAFMAATALLSMFISNTSTTLIMIPIALAVVRAGGVREGETNGFAGAVMMGIAFAASLGGLGTLVGSPTNAIAAGLIEKALDLRIAFLDWAIYGVPVVILSVPVAMFAVARVQRLADHPFDGRAAAAALGNQAIWSTAERRVVPIFLAVLAAWIAQPWLEPFLPDGALTDGTIAVAGSLLLFVLPDGTGRPLLIWKEADRAPWGVIMMFGGGLALAAAITASGLAAWLGAVLAPLGSIPTIALAAIIVALTILVTEFASNVATASGIMPVLAALIAATGADPILLALPVAMAASWGFMLPSGTGPNALAWATGHIALPRILKAGFALDIIGVPLLIGVIWAIAAIA
- a CDS encoding class I SAM-dependent methyltransferase; its protein translation is MPLREAPPTPRQLINDIAAARPVTVADYMAAANAHYYATRDPLGAAGDFTTAPEISQMFGEMVGIWIADLWTRAGNPAFRYVELGPGRGTLAADALRTMARFGCEPVGIHLVETSPALRAAQLARLPAAQHHDEVDALPGDAPLLIVANEFFDALPIHQYVRTADGWRERMVGRAGDARMAVAGDVSADEAIPAALRGAAEGTIVETMPVAAAIMQRCAFRLSRQGGAMLAIDYGYTGPAAGDTLQAVKAHGFADPFADPGEADLTAHVDFAALADAARSGGVAVAGPSPQGAWLRRMGIDARLASLVAAAPARADELQGRRDRLVNADAMGELFKAIAFTAPNWPTPAGFTGDPL
- the pgeF gene encoding peptidoglycan editing factor PgeF, which encodes MNAPFVTAPTLDGIAHGFFGRRGGVSTGDLASLNCGLGSGDDPALIAENRRRVADAVLPGAALTGLYQVHGNRCIIVDERTDLAARPEADAMATRTPGLLLGILTADCVPVLFADREAGVIGAAHAGWKGALAGVTDATLAAMESLGARRATIAAAVGPCIGRASYEVDDGFVERFVADDPANERFFAAAKPGHAMFDIAAYVAARLAAAGVARIAIGGQDTYALPQDYFSYRRACHKGENSYGRQLSVIGLR
- a CDS encoding GNAT family N-acetyltransferase, with product MSAIQLAEPADAEAISAFAEASFKDTFAHLYDPADLAAFLADWNPPARVRAQIADPDHGIALVRGEGGAILGFIKMGPVDFDLPPDQPTDDAVELHQLYVAEAAKGTGVAAALMDWGIAWARARASILYLSVFVENNRAQAFYRRYGFVDVGRNAFRVGNHIDEDRFFRLDL
- a CDS encoding molybdopterin-dependent oxidoreductase, with product MMPRRELIVRAGGLAAALPLLGACDAINDAPAVRRILSMGEEMNRASQRALIDREALAREFTRADLSPVFRSNGTRLPPGAAYAAHAAGGFADWRVAVTGLVTRPLSLSMADIRAMPQRTQITRHDCVEGWSAIGEWTGPQLRRILAAAGVKDRARYIVFRCADRLGETLYYESCDMIDALHPQTILAWALNREVLPIANGAPLRLRLERQLGYKHAKYVTAIEAVASLDGIGAGKGGYWEDRIDYEWYAGI
- the lgt gene encoding prolipoprotein diacylglyceryl transferase, producing MFLFATLAEATQYLNFEDMMGPNSEIAFSVFGLPIRWYALAYLAGIFVGYWYLLKLIGRPGAPMARRHADDMIFYAMLGIILGGRLGYVLFYNLGAYIEDPLAVFKLWDGGMSLHGGVVGVLVAIWYVTRKDQLSFLRFCDYIACVVPFGLFFGRLANFVNGELWGRATTVPWAIIFPDSGTMDPRHPSQLYEAGLEGLLMMAILAFFFWRTDARYKPGFLFGTAAIVYGLSRFAVEFVREPDAQLGTLPWGLTMGQTLTIPMLLAGIWLVATAKGRRQRIEPIAGPDAVA